In a single window of the Danio rerio strain Tuebingen ecotype United States chromosome 20, GRCz12tu, whole genome shotgun sequence genome:
- the bub1ba gene encoding mitotic checkpoint serine/threonine-protein kinase BUB1 beta isoform X11, translating to MNQSGSDAKLQKTGTGKPFTMFEDNAQTSKTSSSTNRKSLKLPTLSLKAPKSKAELVTDKDASISRSEEAIINGHRNKTLCRSPNDTCEFARAAQLASSPFAGVDRQKTPETGLMENLSPADPESTKAANINETPEEKKLSPILEISQEWGGSTFCQDPTKRLNDAESSRSAERPETELENVSKWQDVCSLHVRSRIFDQSDVTSLPNFHRKAGLLPDTSDDLHLDGEQLFYCSKLGSVKDFSLYSSGTAAVLLKTDRSSVPWDFFIISQLRSRGCCDEQGCDVQISCHMFENGSVTLWRIPHGDTLQDLLCEPLARHDACLLVILLLELVRCFHSCRLLHGGLKPESLYFYHSGLTALDFSDSVDLHLQTDVTEAQDLPSAQQFIQQGLLAPSASPYQVDLISVAEITHRLLFNAPLQVKLVDSVWRLDEDSASQHGCPVEPLWREFFHMILNPEKSSELVLSDLINNVKNSL from the exons ATGAATCAAA GTGGAAGTGATGCAAAACTGCAGAAAACAGGAACAGGAAAGCCTTTCACCATGTTTGAGGATAATGCACAGACAAGCAAAAC GTCCTCTTCTACAAACCGTAAATCTCTAAAGCTGCCCACATTGAGTCTGAAAGCACCGAAGTCTAAAGCAGAGCTGGTCACAGACAAA GACGCCTCCATCTCTCGCTCAGAGGAAGCCATCATTAATGGTCACAGGAATAAGACTCTGTGCCGCAGTCCAAATGACACGTGTGAATTTGCTCGCGCAGCTCAGCTCGCGTCCAGTCCGTTTGCAGGAGTCGACAGGCAGAAAACACCAGAAACGGGGCTGATGGAGAATCTGAGCCCAGCAGATCCTGAAAGCACTAAAGCTGCAAACATTAATGAAACGCCAGAGGAGAAAAAGCTCAG tCCTATCCTGGAGATCAGTCAGGAGTGGGGCGGCTCTACTTTTTGTCAGGATCCCACGAAACGCTTGAATGATGCAGAGAGCAGCCGATCTGCGGAGAGACCAGAGACTGAGCTGGAGAACG TCAGTAAATGGCAGGATGTCTGCAGTCTGCATGTGAGATCCAGGATCTTCGACCAATCAGATGTGACGTCCTTGCCCAACTTCCACAGGAAAGCTGGACTTCTGCCTGACACCAGCGATGATCTGCATCTCG ATGGAGAGCAGcttttttactgtagtaaactgGGATCAGTGAAGGACTTCAGCCTGTACTCATCTGGAACTGCTGCTGTCCTGCTGAAG ACTGACAGGTCTTCAGTGCCGTGGGATTTCTTCATCATTTCTCAGCTCAGATCTCGAGGCTGCTGTGATGAACAGGGCTGTGACGTCCAGATATCCTGCCATATGTTTGAGAACGGCAGTGTTACTCTGTGGAGGATTCCTCACGGGGACACCCTGCAG GATTTGCTCTGTGAACCCTTGGCCAGACATGATGCTTGTCTGCTGGTGATTCTGCTGCTGGAGCTGGTCAGATGCTTTCATTCCTGCCGGCTGCTGCATGGGGGCCTGAAACCGGAGTCGCTCTACTTTTACCACAG TGGACTCACAGCTCTGGATTTCTCAGACTCTGTGGATCTTCATCTCCAGACTGACGTCACAGAAGCTCAAGATCTTCCTTCAGCACAGCAGTTCATCCAACAGGGGCTTCTGGCGCCGTCAGCATCACCTTACCAG GTTGATCTGATCAGCGTGGCTGAAATCACACACCGCCTGCTGTTCAACGCTCCTCTGCAAGTGAAGCTAGTGGATTCAGTCTGGCGTCTGGACGAGGACTCTGCATCTCAGCATGG TTGTCCTGTGGAGCCGCTCTGGAGGGAGTTTTTCCACATGATCTTGAATCCAGAAAAATCTTCAGAGCTTGTTTTGTCCGACCTCATCAATAACGTGAAGAACAgcttataa